In Populus alba chromosome 1, ASM523922v2, whole genome shotgun sequence, a single window of DNA contains:
- the LOC118039269 gene encoding abscisic acid receptor PYR1 encodes MTDPAQQEPTTYTTHHVTIPPGLTQSEFDELNPLITEFHNYRISPGQCSSLLAQRINAPNDLVWSIARRFDKPQTYKHFIKSCSVAPGFTMTVGSTRDVNVISGLPAATSTERLDILDDERQVTGFSIIGGEHRLKNYRSATTVHGFERAGKIWTVVLESYVVDVPGGNTEEDTRLFADTVVKLNLQKLASVAEGLARDGDGDGK; translated from the coding sequence ATGACTGACCCAGCACAACAAGAACCAACAACCTACACCACCCACCACGTCACAATCCCACCTGGTTTAACTCAGTCCGAATTCGACGAGTTAAACCCTCTCATAACTGAGTTTCACAACTATAGAATCAGCCCAGGCCAATGCTCCTCTCTCCTAGCACAGCGCATAAACGCGCCAAACGACCTCGTGTGGTCAATTGCCCGCCGTTTCGACAAGCCACAGACGTACAAGCACTTCATCAAGAGCTGCAGCGTGGCCCCAGGTTTCACAATGACCGTGGGATCCACACGTGACGTGAACGTGATCTCTGGCTTGCCTGCTGCAACAAGCACAGAGAGGCTTGATATACTGGACGATGAACGGCAGGTCACGGGGTTTAGTATTATTGGAGGAGAACATAGGTTGAAGAACTACAGGTCGGCAACGACAGTGCATGGGTTCGAACGTGCAGGGAAGATCTGGACGGTTGTTTTGGAATCGTATGTCGTTGATGTACCGGGAGGGAATACCGAGGAAGACACACGGCTGTTTGCTGATACTGTTGTCAAACTGAATCTCCAAAAACTTGCGTCTGTTGCTGAAGGCTTGGCTCGTGACGGTGACGGTGACGGtaaataa
- the LOC118039267 gene encoding protein HAIKU1 yields MDNSKNRQSDHLGVNKIGKNIKKSPLHQPNFANNPNRQQPQPQVYNISKNDFRNIVQQLTGSPSQEPLPRPPNNPPKPQSMRLQKIRPPPLTPVNRPHVPPPFPAPAVAPPPVPYHNAFVRPGMLPPPSQFGLPSPTMMMPPLTPGDSGWANTAESPISAYMRYLQNSIIDPGSWGNQAQPPRQPHPPPPQGPGQIQPQLQPPSGGLLPNPHLPPVPTPGANGPVPYMPNLPSPRMNGPPLLPSPTSQFFLPSPTGYMNLLSPRSPYPLLSPGIQFRPLTPNFAFSPMAQSGVLGSGPQPPLSPGFFPLSPSGFFPFSSPRWRDQ; encoded by the coding sequence atggataaCTCGAAAAACAGGCAGAGTGATCATCTGGGCGTGAACAAGATAGGCAAGAATATAAAGAAGAGTCCTTTGCACCAACCCAATTTTGCTAACAATCCCAATCGGCAACAGCCTCAACCTCAGGTCTACAACATAAGCAAGAATGACTTTAGGAACATTGTTCAGCAACTAACCGGTTCCCCATCACAAGAACCCTTGCCTAGACCTCCCAATAATCCACCTAAGCCTCAAAGTATGCGGTTGCAAAAGATTAGACCGCCTCCTTTAACACCTGTTAATCGACCTCATGTTCCTCCTCCATTCCCAGCTCCAGCAGTGGCTCCACCTCCGGTTCCTTATCATAATGCGTTTGTTAGGCCAGGGATGCTGCCCCCGCCTAGCCAATTTGGGCTACCTTCTCCAACAATGATGATGCCACCATTGACACCTGGAGACTCAGGTTGGGCAAACACAGCAGAGTCTCCTATCTCGGCATACATGCGTTACCTTCAGAATTCAATTATAGACCCGGGTTCTTGGGGAAACCAAGCTCAACCTCCACGACAACCccatccaccaccaccacaaggTCCAGGGCAAATTCAGCCTCAACTTCAACCGCCTTCTGGTGGTCTGCTTCCGAATCCACATCTGCCTCCAGTACCCACACCTGGAGCGAATGGTCCTGTCCCATATATGCCCAATCTCCCTTCCCCGCGAATGAATGGTCCTCCTCTTTTGCCCTCGCCaacatctcaattttttttgcccTCTCCTACTGGTTACATGAATTTATTGTCTCCCAGGTCACCATACCCTCTACTTTCTCCCGGGATTCAGTTTCGTCCACTGACACCAAATTTTGCATTTTCACCAATGGCCCAGTCAGGGGTTTTAGGTTCAGGGCCTCAACCACCACTTTCTCCAGGTTTTTTTCCATTATCACCTTCAGGTTTTTTCCCCTTCTCAAGTCCAAGATGGAGGGATCAATAG